The proteins below are encoded in one region of Thermosulfurimonas marina:
- a CDS encoding histidine phosphatase family protein: METRIFVMRHGQTYANAEGRFAGRTAEPLTPEGEAQAAQVGKYLAAEDLSAIYVSPLHRTRRTAEILAENLRRRPPIYEAPGFLEISIPPWEGRTKAELRADPAMQYEVWSQKPHRFYLPGCETLAEVYGRAVRALEDLFHQEEGRALLVVTHMVVVRVLLLHYLEKPLSFYRRVPVPNALPVCFRRRGLEVALEVPYGEGPEAEEMRRFLKGEA, encoded by the coding sequence ATGGAGACGCGCATTTTCGTTATGCGGCATGGACAGACTTACGCCAATGCCGAAGGGCGTTTCGCCGGGCGCACCGCCGAGCCCCTGACCCCCGAAGGGGAGGCCCAGGCCGCTCAGGTGGGAAAGTATCTGGCTGCCGAAGACCTTTCGGCCATTTACGTAAGCCCTCTCCACCGCACCCGGCGCACCGCGGAGATCCTGGCCGAGAACCTCCGCCGGAGGCCTCCCATCTACGAGGCCCCGGGTTTTCTGGAGATCAGCATCCCTCCCTGGGAGGGACGGACTAAGGCCGAGTTGCGGGCCGATCCGGCCATGCAGTACGAGGTCTGGTCTCAGAAACCCCATCGTTTTTATCTTCCGGGCTGCGAGACCCTGGCCGAGGTTTACGGTCGGGCGGTGCGGGCCCTGGAGGATCTCTTCCATCAAGAGGAGGGGCGCGCCCTTCTCGTGGTGACCCATATGGTGGTGGTCCGGGTCCTCCTCCTTCACTATCTGGAAAAGCCCCTTTCTTTTTATCGGCGGGTGCCGGTCCCGAACGCGCTTCCGGTCTGTTTCCGGCGCCGGGGGCTGGAGGTGGCCCTGGAGGTCCCTTACGGTGAGGGGCCGGAGGCCGAGGAAATGCGCCGCTTTCTTAAGGGGGAGGCATGA
- the gyrA gene encoding DNA gyrase subunit A, with protein MGEILQIPLEEELKRSYLDYAMSVIVGRALPDVRDGLKPVQRRILYAMYEMKNDWRSPHKKSARVVGEVIGKYHPHGDAAVYDTLVRLAQDFTMRYPLVDGQGNFGSVDGDAPAAMRYTEVRLSRIAGEMLADLEKETVDFVPNYDNTLMEPAVLPSRLPNLLVNGASGIAVGMATNIPPHNLGEVVEALIAMLHNPEITLDELLQHIKGPDFPTGGLIVGTEGIREAYATGKGLIKMRGRAFVERERGRTAIVITEIPYQVNKAKLVERIAELARERKLEGVAEVRDESDRDGIRVVVELKREKADQAQIILNQLYKHTPLESTFGIILLALVRGRPELLSLREALAHFLAHRREVVLRRTRYDLRKARERAHIVEGLLKALEHLDEVIALIRGSRTPAEAKEKLIRRFAFSEAQAQAILEMRLQRLTALEREKLVSEHRELLRQIAWFEKILNEEETLKEVIEAELRELQEKFADERRTQIVPAEGEVSWEDLVVEEAMVVTLTHQGYVKRLPLSTYRQQRRGGKGVSGLAIRDEDSVRDLFVATTHETFLCLTNQGRAYWLRVLDIPQAGRQARGTALSNLLQLSENERVATVLPVKAFEPGKFVFFATRKGLVKKTELSEFGHPRSTGILAIKLHEGDEVVAAGLTDGKKEVLLLTRKGQAIRFPEEQVRPMGRAATGVKGIELSEGDEVISLLVIPPEEKRDLLTVTEYGYGKRMRLAEFRLQSRGGKGLIAAKVNGKSGGLAGGLLVSEEDEILLVSDTGRIIRLRVKEIPFKGRPTRGVKLFFLNGQERIVSLAVVREV; from the coding sequence ATGGGCGAGATCCTGCAGATTCCCTTGGAAGAAGAGCTCAAGCGCTCCTACCTGGATTACGCCATGAGTGTGATCGTGGGGCGGGCCCTTCCGGACGTGCGCGACGGTTTAAAGCCCGTCCAGCGCCGCATCCTCTACGCCATGTACGAAATGAAAAACGACTGGCGCTCGCCCCACAAAAAAAGCGCCCGGGTGGTGGGAGAGGTTATCGGTAAATATCATCCCCACGGAGACGCCGCGGTCTATGACACCCTGGTGCGCCTGGCCCAGGACTTTACCATGCGCTACCCCTTGGTGGACGGTCAGGGGAACTTTGGCTCCGTGGACGGAGACGCCCCGGCGGCTATGCGTTATACGGAGGTGCGCCTTTCCCGCATCGCCGGGGAGATGCTGGCCGATCTCGAAAAGGAGACCGTAGATTTCGTCCCCAACTACGACAACACCCTGATGGAACCTGCGGTCCTTCCGTCCCGGCTCCCCAATCTCCTGGTCAACGGGGCCTCGGGAATCGCCGTGGGCATGGCTACCAACATCCCGCCCCACAACCTGGGAGAGGTGGTAGAGGCCCTCATCGCCATGCTCCACAACCCGGAAATCACCCTGGACGAACTCCTGCAACACATTAAGGGCCCGGACTTTCCCACCGGGGGCCTCATCGTGGGCACCGAGGGGATCCGCGAGGCCTACGCCACCGGAAAGGGCCTCATCAAAATGCGGGGGCGGGCCTTCGTAGAAAGGGAACGGGGCCGAACGGCCATCGTCATTACCGAAATCCCCTACCAGGTCAACAAGGCCAAGCTGGTGGAACGCATCGCCGAGCTGGCCCGGGAGCGCAAGCTTGAAGGGGTGGCCGAGGTACGGGACGAGTCCGACCGGGACGGCATCCGGGTGGTGGTGGAACTCAAGCGCGAAAAGGCCGACCAGGCCCAGATCATCCTCAACCAACTTTACAAACACACTCCGCTGGAGAGCACCTTCGGGATCATTCTCCTGGCCCTGGTGCGGGGTCGTCCGGAGCTCCTTTCCCTGCGCGAAGCCCTGGCCCATTTTCTGGCCCACCGTCGGGAAGTGGTCCTGCGGCGCACCCGCTACGACCTGCGCAAGGCCCGGGAACGGGCCCATATCGTGGAAGGGTTACTCAAGGCCTTGGAGCATCTCGACGAGGTCATCGCCCTCATCCGGGGCTCCCGGACCCCTGCGGAGGCCAAGGAAAAGCTTATCCGGCGTTTCGCCTTCTCCGAGGCCCAGGCCCAGGCCATCCTGGAGATGCGACTCCAGCGGCTTACGGCCCTGGAGCGCGAAAAGCTGGTCTCCGAACACCGAGAACTCTTGCGTCAGATCGCCTGGTTCGAAAAGATCCTGAACGAAGAGGAAACCCTCAAGGAGGTCATCGAGGCCGAGTTGCGGGAGCTCCAGGAAAAGTTCGCCGACGAACGCCGCACCCAGATCGTCCCCGCCGAGGGCGAGGTCTCCTGGGAGGACCTGGTGGTGGAGGAAGCCATGGTGGTGACCCTGACCCACCAGGGCTATGTAAAACGGCTGCCCCTTTCCACCTATCGCCAGCAACGTCGCGGCGGAAAGGGCGTGAGCGGGCTGGCTATAAGAGATGAGGACTCGGTACGGGATCTCTTTGTGGCCACCACCCACGAGACCTTCCTCTGCCTTACCAATCAGGGGCGGGCTTACTGGTTGCGGGTGCTCGATATCCCGCAGGCCGGTCGCCAGGCTCGGGGCACGGCCCTTTCCAATCTTCTACAGCTTTCCGAAAACGAGAGGGTGGCCACGGTCCTTCCGGTCAAGGCCTTCGAGCCCGGGAAATTCGTGTTCTTTGCCACCCGGAAAGGTCTGGTCAAAAAGACGGAGCTTTCGGAATTCGGCCATCCCCGCTCCACCGGGATCCTGGCCATTAAACTCCACGAAGGCGACGAAGTGGTCGCCGCGGGGCTTACGGACGGAAAGAAAGAGGTCTTGCTTCTTACCCGGAAAGGACAGGCCATACGCTTTCCCGAGGAACAAGTACGCCCTATGGGACGGGCAGCCACGGGAGTAAAGGGTATAGAGCTTTCCGAAGGAGACGAGGTAATAAGCCTCCTGGTAATCCCTCCGGAGGAAAAGCGGGACCTCCTCACGGTAACCGAGTACGGCTATGGAAAGAGGATGCGTCTTGCGGAATTTCGGCTCCAGAGCCGGGGGGGCAAGGGGCTCATCGCGGCCAAGGTCAACGGAAAGAGCGGAGGACTCGCCGGGGGTCTCCTGGTCTCCGAAGAGGACGAAATCCTCCTGGTCTCCGATACCGGAAGGATCATCCGTCTGCGCGTAAAAGAGATTCCCTTCAAGGGCAGACCCACCCGGGGGGTAAAGCTCTTTTTCCTGAACGGCCAGGAGCGGATCGTGAGTCTGGCTGTGGTGCGCGAGGTTTAG
- the mqnE gene encoding aminofutalosine synthase MqnE produces the protein MRSETIKRAGLAEIYEKIEAGERLSREDGLKLFQTRDLLALGWLARRVRERLHGRRVYYVLNRHLNYTNICENRCRFCAYWRPPGDPEGYVISPEEAVRRLSEGPPPREIHIVGGVHPELPYTYYLELLSAVHEAFPQAALKAFTCVEIDHLSRISGKSVEEVLQDLKAAGLSCLPGGGAEVFSERVRERLFPRKISAERWLEIAKTAHRLGLPTNATMLYGHLETLEERVDHLLRLREVQDETGGFLCFVPLPFLPEKTPLREEIKPTTGFEDLRTLAVARLLLDNIPHLKAYWVFLGVKLAQLALHFGADDLHGTVVEERISEASGGREAEALSREELERLIREAGFEPVERDAFYRPV, from the coding sequence ATGCGCAGCGAAACAATTAAAAGGGCAGGGCTTGCGGAAATTTACGAAAAGATTGAGGCCGGGGAAAGGCTTTCCCGGGAAGACGGACTTAAACTTTTTCAAACCCGGGATCTCCTGGCCCTGGGCTGGCTGGCCCGTAGGGTGCGGGAGCGCCTGCACGGTCGCCGCGTTTATTATGTGCTCAACCGGCACCTCAACTACACCAATATTTGTGAGAACCGCTGTCGTTTTTGTGCCTACTGGAGGCCTCCCGGAGATCCCGAGGGCTATGTGATTTCTCCGGAGGAGGCGGTGCGCCGTCTTTCCGAAGGACCCCCTCCCCGGGAGATCCACATTGTGGGAGGAGTGCATCCCGAACTCCCCTACACTTATTATCTGGAGCTTCTTTCCGCGGTCCATGAGGCCTTTCCCCAGGCGGCCCTTAAGGCCTTCACCTGTGTGGAGATCGACCACCTCAGCCGGATCTCCGGGAAATCGGTAGAGGAGGTCCTTCAGGATCTCAAGGCCGCCGGGCTTTCCTGTCTCCCCGGAGGAGGAGCGGAGGTCTTCTCCGAGAGGGTGCGGGAGAGGCTCTTTCCTCGCAAGATCTCCGCCGAGCGCTGGCTGGAGATCGCCAAGACCGCCCACCGCCTGGGGCTTCCCACCAATGCCACCATGCTCTACGGGCATCTAGAGACCCTGGAAGAGCGCGTGGATCACCTCTTGCGTCTGCGTGAGGTCCAGGACGAGACCGGAGGGTTCCTCTGTTTCGTGCCCCTTCCTTTTCTCCCGGAAAAGACCCCTTTACGCGAGGAGATCAAGCCCACCACCGGTTTTGAGGATCTGCGAACCCTGGCCGTGGCCCGCCTTCTGCTCGACAACATCCCCCACCTTAAGGCCTACTGGGTCTTCTTGGGGGTGAAGCTGGCCCAGCTGGCCCTCCACTTCGGGGCCGACGACCTTCACGGGACGGTGGTGGAGGAAAGAATCAGCGAGGCCTCCGGGGGACGGGAGGCCGAAGCCCTTTCGCGAGAGGAATTGGAGCGCCTCATCCGGGAGGCCGGTTTCGAGCCTGTGGAACGGGACGCCTTTTATCGGCCGGTCTAA
- a CDS encoding HNH endonuclease, with amino-acid sequence MGCKRLASSVGKVKGDWFSPEERIRREKEKARRLRKTRWWRKKCARGVCYYCGRRVPPQELTMDHKIPLAQGGSSEKWNLVPACKECNNKKKYLLPWEWEDYLRKLRGEKECVASSDISESAR; translated from the coding sequence ATGGGTTGTAAAAGGCTGGCAAGCTCGGTGGGTAAGGTGAAAGGAGACTGGTTCAGCCCGGAGGAAAGGATCCGTCGGGAGAAGGAAAAGGCCCGGCGTTTGAGAAAGACCCGCTGGTGGCGCAAGAAGTGTGCCCGCGGAGTGTGCTATTATTGCGGCCGTAGGGTTCCCCCGCAGGAACTCACCATGGACCACAAGATCCCCCTGGCCCAGGGGGGGAGCTCGGAGAAGTGGAACCTGGTCCCGGCCTGTAAGGAGTGCAACAACAAGAAGAAATACCTCCTTCCCTGGGAATGGGAAGATTATTTGCGAAAACTACGAGGAGAAAAAGAATGTGTGGCATCATCGGATATCTCGGAGAGCGCCCGGTAA
- the glmS gene encoding glutamine--fructose-6-phosphate transaminase (isomerizing) — MCGIIGYLGERPVRSVLLEGLRRLEYRGYDSAGVAFFTENGLFVHRVKGKILDLDESLARIEVSGRAPGLGHTRWATHGEPSERNAHPHLDCRAEIAVVHNGIIENYQSLRRELASRGHRFVSETDTEVLAHLVEEALAESGDLAEAVRRALQRVKGAYALAVIWRKDPERIVCAREQSPLVLGLGEAEVFLASDVPALLPWTRRVIFLEDGDLGELSRQGVRLFRLDGSPVRRPLQEITWDASQAEKGGFPHFMLKEIYEQPEAIRDTLRGRLDPESGRVDLSDAALSPEFFEGLRKIFFVACGTSYHAGLVGKYLLEALAGIPVEVDLASEFRYRDPLVDEGTLAVVISQSGETADTLAGLRLARDKGARVLGIVNVLGSTIAREAHRVIYTHAGPEIGVASTKAFTSQLTVILLLALYLGGLSGRLSPERARLLARELVEFPGLLQKLIPKVHPLLKELSEHYFRQENFLYLGRNILFPVALEGALKLKEISYIHAEGYAAGEMKHGPIALIEESVPTVALAPRESGVVYEKMVSNIEEVRSRRGPVLAFGTQGDEHLAGLSTDFVGLPPVSWEISPLLYTVPLQLFAYEMAVRRGCDVDQPRNLAKSVTVE, encoded by the coding sequence ATGTGTGGCATCATCGGATATCTCGGAGAGCGCCCGGTAAGGAGTGTCCTCCTTGAGGGTTTGAGGCGCCTTGAATACCGGGGCTATGACTCCGCCGGCGTGGCCTTTTTCACGGAAAACGGACTTTTCGTGCATCGGGTAAAGGGTAAGATCCTGGACCTTGACGAAAGTCTAGCCCGGATCGAGGTTTCCGGAAGGGCCCCGGGGCTGGGACATACCCGGTGGGCCACCCACGGGGAGCCCTCGGAAAGAAATGCCCATCCTCACCTGGACTGCCGGGCAGAGATCGCCGTAGTCCACAACGGGATCATCGAAAACTACCAGAGTCTGCGCCGGGAACTGGCCTCCCGGGGACACCGCTTCGTCTCCGAGACCGACACCGAGGTCCTGGCCCACCTGGTGGAAGAGGCCCTGGCCGAAAGCGGGGATCTGGCCGAAGCGGTGAGACGGGCCCTTCAGCGCGTAAAAGGGGCCTACGCCCTGGCGGTCATTTGGCGAAAAGATCCGGAGCGCATCGTCTGTGCCCGAGAGCAGAGCCCCCTGGTCCTGGGGCTGGGAGAAGCCGAGGTCTTCCTGGCCTCGGATGTCCCGGCCCTCCTTCCCTGGACCCGGAGGGTGATCTTCCTAGAGGACGGGGATCTCGGGGAACTCTCCCGACAGGGGGTGCGCCTTTTCCGGCTCGACGGCTCTCCGGTCCGGCGGCCCCTTCAGGAGATCACCTGGGACGCCTCCCAGGCCGAAAAGGGGGGCTTTCCCCATTTTATGCTCAAGGAGATCTACGAGCAGCCCGAGGCCATCCGCGACACCCTGAGAGGACGGCTGGACCCGGAAAGCGGGCGGGTGGATCTTTCCGACGCCGCCCTCTCGCCGGAATTTTTTGAGGGCCTTCGGAAGATCTTCTTTGTGGCCTGTGGCACCTCCTACCACGCGGGGCTGGTGGGAAAATACCTCCTGGAGGCCCTGGCCGGGATCCCGGTGGAGGTGGATCTGGCCTCCGAGTTCCGCTATCGCGACCCCCTGGTGGACGAAGGGACCCTCGCCGTGGTAATCTCGCAGTCCGGGGAGACGGCGGACACCCTGGCCGGCCTGCGTCTGGCCCGGGATAAAGGGGCCCGGGTGCTGGGTATCGTGAACGTCCTGGGGAGCACCATTGCCCGCGAGGCCCACAGGGTCATCTACACTCACGCGGGCCCAGAGATTGGGGTGGCCTCCACCAAGGCCTTCACCTCCCAGCTCACGGTGATCCTCCTTCTGGCCCTCTATCTGGGAGGGCTTTCCGGAAGGCTCTCTCCGGAGAGGGCCCGGCTCCTGGCCCGGGAGCTGGTGGAATTCCCCGGACTTCTTCAAAAATTGATTCCCAAGGTACATCCCTTACTCAAGGAGCTTTCGGAGCATTATTTTCGACAAGAAAATTTCCTCTACCTGGGCCGGAACATCCTCTTTCCCGTAGCCCTGGAAGGGGCCCTCAAGCTCAAGGAGATCTCCTACATTCACGCCGAGGGCTATGCCGCCGGAGAAATGAAACACGGCCCCATCGCCCTCATCGAAGAGAGCGTGCCCACGGTGGCCCTCGCCCCCAGGGAGTCCGGGGTGGTTTACGAAAAGATGGTCTCCAACATCGAAGAGGTGCGCTCCCGAAGAGGGCCGGTCCTCGCCTTCGGCACCCAGGGAGACGAACATCTGGCCGGGCTTTCCACAGATTTCGTGGGGCTGCCTCCGGTGTCCTGGGAGATCTCCCCCCTCCTTTACACCGTACCCCTTCAGCTTTTCGCCTACGAGATGGCCGTGCGCCGGGGCTGCGACGTGGACCAGCCGCGGAATCTGGCCAAGAGTGTTACCGTGGAATAG
- a CDS encoding RNA methyltransferase has translation MMEKTPGCSEALYYTCESCRLRFPSLESLKRCPACGGGLRFFLSRPLEKDGPKERKLLEPSCVGVLENLRSAWNVGSIFRTAEAAGLSHLYLCGITPAGDHPAVAKTALGAEEVLPWSHHPNALELTRRLQKEGFFLLALETEGSRPWHPGLELPEQPLALVVGNELCGVDPEVLSLCDLVLQLPMRGYKRSLNVAVAFGVLALWLSARRSIPR, from the coding sequence ATGATGGAAAAGACCCCGGGGTGCTCCGAGGCCCTCTACTATACTTGCGAGAGCTGTAGGCTGCGCTTTCCCTCGCTGGAGAGTCTTAAAAGGTGTCCGGCCTGTGGGGGAGGGCTTCGATTTTTCTTGAGCCGACCCCTGGAGAAAGATGGCCCCAAAGAAAGGAAACTTCTCGAGCCCTCGTGTGTAGGGGTCCTGGAGAACCTGCGCAGCGCCTGGAATGTGGGCTCGATCTTCCGGACCGCCGAGGCCGCCGGTCTGTCCCATCTTTATCTCTGTGGGATTACCCCGGCCGGGGATCATCCCGCGGTGGCCAAGACCGCCCTGGGGGCCGAGGAGGTGCTCCCCTGGTCCCACCATCCGAATGCCCTGGAGTTGACCCGAAGGCTCCAAAAAGAGGGCTTTTTTCTCCTGGCCCTGGAGACGGAGGGGAGCCGGCCCTGGCATCCCGGGCTTGAACTTCCGGAGCAGCCTCTGGCCCTGGTGGTGGGAAACGAGCTCTGTGGAGTGGACCCGGAGGTGCTCTCTTTGTGCGACCTGGTTCTGCAACTTCCCATGCGGGGTTACAAGCGTTCCCTCAATGTAGCCGTGGCCTTTGGGGTGCTAGCCCTCTGGCTTTCTGCCCGCCGCTCTATTCCACGGTAA